Proteins encoded in a region of the Streptomyces akebiae genome:
- a CDS encoding tetratricopeptide repeat protein, which yields MPETSGSTGRTPETHVIDFRAAEHLLAAKDPRGAVKLLDRVIAEHPENTAARLLRARAFFAAAQLRPAELEFTIVLEREPDNAFAHFALARTYQRQARDDQAKRHFRLAAALDPNPQYLEAARFDS from the coding sequence GTGCCCGAGACCAGCGGTTCCACCGGACGTACTCCGGAGACGCATGTCATCGACTTCCGTGCCGCCGAGCATCTGCTCGCCGCGAAGGACCCACGGGGCGCGGTGAAGCTGCTCGACCGAGTCATAGCCGAGCACCCCGAGAACACGGCCGCCCGGCTGCTGCGCGCCCGTGCCTTCTTCGCCGCGGCCCAACTGCGGCCAGCCGAGCTTGAGTTCACCATCGTCCTGGAGCGCGAACCGGACAACGCGTTCGCGCACTTCGCCCTGGCCCGCACCTATCAGCGCCAGGCCCGCGACGACCAGGCCAAACGCCACTTCCGGCTCGCCGCGGCCCTCGACCCGAACCCGCAGTACCTGGAAGCGGCCCGGTTCGACTCCTGA
- a CDS encoding GntR family transcriptional regulator — translation MSSLAPEGAKIEPLGAVRERVLGTLRQDIIAGRLRPGDRLVERELADRFGVSRVPVREAIRALVAEGFVHFETPRRTVVRRLTPADVTELFELREALEVYAAGLAASRATPESLAELSTLLDRAAEATRAGDAEAITDINTRFHDRVLAMAGNSLLSSVMEPVDGRLRWLTRRNTEWPQLLAEHRELYDAIASGDPDRARAHALTHVRTNYRSTVRHLFGEDRGGGEGGAGGEDSGSGEEPRAR, via the coding sequence ATGAGCTCCCTGGCTCCCGAAGGAGCGAAGATCGAACCTCTGGGCGCGGTGCGCGAGCGCGTCCTGGGCACTTTGCGGCAGGACATCATCGCGGGACGCCTCCGCCCGGGCGACCGGCTCGTCGAGCGCGAGCTGGCCGACCGCTTCGGGGTCTCCCGGGTCCCGGTCCGCGAGGCGATCCGCGCACTGGTCGCCGAGGGCTTCGTCCACTTCGAGACCCCGCGTCGTACGGTCGTCCGCCGTCTCACCCCGGCGGACGTGACGGAACTCTTCGAGCTGCGCGAGGCCCTGGAGGTGTACGCGGCCGGGCTCGCCGCCTCCCGCGCCACCCCGGAGTCCCTCGCCGAGCTCTCAACCCTGCTCGACCGGGCGGCGGAGGCGACCCGCGCCGGGGACGCCGAGGCGATCACCGACATCAACACGCGCTTCCACGACCGCGTCCTCGCCATGGCCGGCAACAGCCTGCTCAGCTCCGTCATGGAGCCGGTAGACGGCCGACTGCGCTGGCTGACCCGCCGGAACACCGAGTGGCCCCAACTCCTGGCCGAACACAGGGAGTTGTACGACGCCATCGCCTCCGGCGACCCCGACCGCGCCCGCGCGCACGCCCTCACCCACGTCCGGACCAACTACCGGTCGACCGTGCGGCACCTGTTCGGCGAGGACAGAGGGGGCGGAGAGGGCGGAGCGGGCGGAGAGGACAGTGGGAGCGGCGAGGAGCCGCGAGCCCGATGA
- a CDS encoding DoxX family protein: MSETTAPVTRAASATVSAAPSQAVPRGKGARISLRALQIALALFYGFASALPKLIAHPSAVESFETLGWGSAGMYTIGVLELAGAVGLLIPVLAPVAAVSLGALMVGAFITQITAFDGEYAATPLILIVPLALIAWVRRQDAAGLTKLTPGRRA, encoded by the coding sequence ATGTCCGAGACCACCGCTCCCGTCACCCGCGCCGCGTCCGCCACCGTCTCCGCCGCCCCCTCGCAGGCCGTCCCGCGGGGCAAGGGCGCCCGGATCTCGCTGCGCGCGCTGCAGATCGCGCTCGCGCTGTTCTACGGGTTCGCGAGCGCTCTGCCCAAGCTGATCGCGCACCCGTCGGCCGTCGAGTCCTTCGAGACGCTCGGCTGGGGCAGCGCGGGGATGTACACCATCGGTGTGCTCGAACTGGCGGGTGCCGTCGGGCTGTTGATCCCCGTGCTGGCCCCGGTCGCGGCGGTGTCGCTGGGCGCGCTGATGGTGGGGGCGTTCATCACGCAGATCACCGCCTTCGACGGGGAGTACGCGGCGACACCGCTCATCCTGATCGTTCCGCTCGCCCTGATCGCCTGGGTGCGACGCCAGGACGCGGCCGGGCTGACGAAGCTCACGCCCGGCCGTCGGGCGTGA
- a CDS encoding class I SAM-dependent methyltransferase yields the protein MRDGYEGTGAGAITPDGCAVELYTRLPVGDEPEVIAGVAPAGARILELGCGVGRMTHPLIERGFTVTAVDESAEMLERVRGARTIHASIEELDLDEKFDVVLLASFLVHTGDPEVRRGMLATCLRHLADDGFVLIQREGEDYHTNVPRERVDPRGFTIRIASTEPVGDGVNSVFAEYFFPDGEWTQTFRSRPMTKEQFEEALAEAGLTVDRYLTEDRIWVKAVPVG from the coding sequence ATGCGTGACGGGTACGAAGGGACCGGGGCCGGCGCGATCACCCCGGACGGCTGCGCGGTCGAGCTGTACACGCGGCTGCCGGTGGGCGACGAACCGGAGGTGATCGCGGGCGTCGCACCCGCGGGTGCGCGCATTCTCGAACTGGGCTGCGGAGTGGGCCGGATGACCCACCCCCTGATCGAGCGGGGGTTCACCGTCACGGCGGTCGACGAGTCGGCGGAGATGCTGGAGCGGGTGCGCGGCGCCCGCACCATACATGCCTCGATCGAGGAGCTCGATCTGGACGAGAAGTTCGACGTGGTGCTGCTCGCCTCCTTCCTCGTCCACACCGGGGACCCCGAGGTGCGGCGGGGAATGCTCGCGACCTGTCTGCGGCATCTCGCGGACGACGGCTTCGTACTGATCCAGCGCGAGGGGGAGGACTACCACACGAACGTCCCCCGGGAGCGGGTCGACCCCCGAGGCTTCACCATCCGCATAGCCTCGACCGAACCGGTCGGGGACGGGGTCAACTCGGTGTTCGCGGAGTACTTCTTCCCGGACGGCGAATGGACCCAGACGTTCCGCTCGCGCCCCATGACCAAGGAGCAGTTCGAGGAGGCGCTGGCGGAAGCCGGGCTGACGGTGGACCGGTATCTGACGGAGGACCGGATCTGGGTGAAGGCGGTGCCGGTGGGGTGA
- a CDS encoding NCS1 family nucleobase:cation symporter-1, translating into MSLADSAEATGTTAFVPDPRLTNEDLAPAEKRNWKVFDLFALWMSDVHNLGNYTFAAGLLVLGMNVWQVFTSLLVGFVIIYVGMNWMGKIGQRHGVPFPVVSRISFGIWGANIPAIIRAVIAIMWYGIQTYLASVAVNIMLLAAWPGLESWTHDSFLGLHHLGWITFVALWLIQAVIISQGMESVRKFQDFCGPAIWIVMIALAVWILAKAGWTISLTSTPNPVSVGEQWRQWFGAIGLVLATYGTLMLNFCDFSRFAPDYRTVKRGNFWGLPINSTAFVVVSVIVTAGSIEVFGKAITDPAHLVAEIGNTWILVLGALTFAIATMGVNIVANFVSPAYDLANVWPQKITFKVGGMISTVAALVVTPWNLFSNPTVVQYFLGGLGAFLGPLFGVIMLDYFWVKRGRIDVDELFNAEPGSRYYYRNGVNPKALWAFLPAAAVSAVLALVTTFSEVAPYSWFIGTALAAGLYAVLCRDERAAASASSATASPGTPSSASTPAVEG; encoded by the coding sequence GTGTCCCTCGCCGACAGTGCCGAAGCCACCGGCACCACAGCGTTCGTCCCCGACCCCCGCCTCACCAACGAAGACCTCGCGCCCGCCGAGAAGCGCAACTGGAAGGTCTTCGACCTCTTCGCCCTGTGGATGTCCGACGTCCACAACCTCGGCAACTACACGTTCGCCGCGGGCCTCCTCGTCCTCGGCATGAACGTCTGGCAGGTGTTCACGTCGCTGCTCGTCGGCTTCGTGATCATCTATGTCGGGATGAACTGGATGGGGAAGATCGGACAGCGCCACGGCGTGCCCTTCCCCGTGGTCAGCCGCATCAGCTTCGGCATCTGGGGCGCCAACATCCCGGCCATCATCCGGGCCGTGATCGCCATCATGTGGTACGGCATCCAGACCTACCTCGCGTCCGTCGCCGTCAACATCATGCTGCTGGCCGCCTGGCCGGGCCTGGAGTCCTGGACCCACGACTCCTTCCTCGGCCTGCACCACCTCGGCTGGATCACCTTCGTCGCCCTCTGGCTCATCCAGGCGGTGATCATCAGCCAGGGCATGGAGTCGGTCCGCAAGTTCCAGGACTTCTGCGGCCCGGCGATCTGGATCGTCATGATCGCGCTGGCCGTCTGGATCCTCGCCAAGGCCGGCTGGACCATCTCCCTCACCTCGACCCCGAACCCGGTCTCCGTCGGCGAGCAGTGGCGGCAGTGGTTCGGCGCGATCGGGCTGGTCCTCGCCACCTACGGCACGCTGATGCTCAACTTCTGCGACTTCTCCCGCTTCGCCCCCGACTACAGGACGGTCAAGCGCGGAAACTTCTGGGGCCTGCCGATCAACTCGACCGCCTTCGTGGTGGTGTCCGTCATCGTCACCGCGGGCTCCATCGAGGTGTTCGGCAAGGCGATCACCGATCCCGCCCACCTCGTCGCGGAGATCGGCAACACCTGGATCCTCGTCCTGGGCGCCCTGACCTTCGCCATCGCCACCATGGGCGTCAACATCGTCGCCAACTTCGTCTCGCCGGCGTACGACCTCGCCAACGTCTGGCCGCAGAAGATCACCTTCAAGGTCGGCGGCATGATCAGCACGGTCGCGGCGCTGGTCGTGACCCCCTGGAACCTCTTCTCCAACCCCACCGTCGTGCAGTACTTCCTCGGCGGCCTGGGCGCCTTCCTCGGCCCGCTGTTCGGTGTGATCATGCTCGACTACTTCTGGGTCAAGCGTGGCCGCATCGACGTCGACGAACTCTTCAACGCCGAGCCCGGCTCCCGCTACTACTACCGCAACGGCGTCAACCCCAAGGCCCTGTGGGCGTTCCTGCCGGCCGCCGCGGTCTCGGCGGTGCTCGCCCTGGTGACCACCTTCAGCGAGGTCGCCCCGTACTCCTGGTTCATCGGCACGGCGCTGGCCGCCGGGCTGTACGCGGTGCTGTGCCGGGACGAGCGGGCCGCGGCGTCGGCCTCCTCCGCGACGGCTTCCCCCGGAACTCCTTCGTCCGCGTCGACGCCCGCCGTGGAGGGCTGA
- a CDS encoding uracil-DNA glycosylase produces MDGGGSGGGDVVADSGCGGGAGTGLAALDARITGCRACPRLVEWREEVARTRRAAFADQEYWGRPVPGFGPADAALLIVGLAPAAHGANRTGRMFTGDRSGDVLYAALHDVGLASRATATAVDDGLELYGVRITSPVHCAPPANRPTPEERNTCRPWLRQELELLRPTLRAVVVLGAFGWQAALPALAEAGWAVPRPRPVFGHGSHVRLDDLDLFGCFHVSQRNTFTGRLTPAMLRDVLRKAARSAGLAVAG; encoded by the coding sequence ATGGACGGCGGCGGCAGCGGTGGTGGCGACGTGGTGGCCGACAGCGGATGCGGTGGCGGCGCGGGCACCGGGCTGGCCGCGCTGGACGCGCGGATCACCGGATGCCGGGCCTGCCCCCGGCTGGTCGAGTGGCGGGAGGAGGTCGCGCGCACCCGGCGGGCCGCGTTCGCCGACCAGGAGTACTGGGGGCGGCCGGTACCGGGCTTCGGGCCGGCCGACGCCGCGCTGCTGATCGTGGGGCTCGCGCCCGCCGCGCACGGGGCGAACCGGACGGGCCGGATGTTCACCGGCGACCGCTCGGGCGACGTGCTGTACGCGGCGCTGCACGACGTGGGCCTGGCCTCACGCGCCACGGCGACCGCCGTGGACGACGGGCTGGAGCTGTACGGCGTACGGATCACCTCACCCGTGCACTGCGCGCCGCCCGCCAACAGGCCGACGCCCGAGGAGCGGAACACCTGTCGGCCCTGGCTGCGCCAGGAGTTGGAACTGCTGCGGCCGACGCTGCGGGCCGTGGTCGTCCTCGGTGCCTTCGGGTGGCAGGCCGCGCTGCCCGCGCTCGCCGAGGCCGGTTGGGCCGTTCCCCGGCCCCGGCCCGTCTTCGGTCACGGCAGCCACGTACGGCTCGACGATCTCGACCTCTTCGGCTGCTTCCACGTCAGCCAGCGCAACACCTTCACCGGCCGCTTGACCCCGGCCATGCTGCGGGACGTCCTGCGCAAGGCGGCGAGGTCGGCGGGGCTGGCGGTCGCGGGGTAG
- a CDS encoding DUF6343 family protein, with protein sequence MRTGSEPTTARSPLRMRLWLSVWGLIWAIAGTTAFAVVGRTGWAVACGVLWLIVTVDLVMVLRHIRQGPHYQPGRDIPPYQPPRHHQP encoded by the coding sequence ATGCGTACCGGCAGTGAACCGACGACAGCGCGCAGTCCCCTGCGGATGCGGCTCTGGCTGAGCGTCTGGGGCCTGATCTGGGCGATCGCCGGGACGACGGCCTTCGCTGTCGTCGGCCGTACCGGCTGGGCCGTCGCCTGCGGGGTGCTGTGGCTGATCGTCACCGTCGACCTGGTCATGGTCCTGCGCCACATCCGTCAGGGCCCGCACTACCAGCCGGGCCGCGACATCCCGCCGTACCAGCCGCCGAGACATCACCAGCCGTAG
- the pip gene encoding prolyl aminopeptidase: protein MPLYPEIEPYDHGMLDVGDGNRVYWEVCGNPRGKPAVVLHGGPGSRANAWFPRLFDPEAYRIVLLDQRGCGRSTPSASAYETDMSVNTTDHLIADLELLRRHLGIGRWLVWGVSWGSALGLRYAQTHPESVTELVLTGVATGSDAEVALLTRGLGQFFPEAFERFLAELPEDERHGNLPAAYNRLIESPDEAVRIRAARAWTDWETAIAAQPPRSVPRYEDPLFRYGFARTVTHYWGNGHFLGDGGDGDGGDGDGVVLRDAPLLKGIPGTLVQGSLDPGNLLGIVWRLHHAWPGSELVLVDDVGHDAGAPDMAEALVAATDRYAGNG, encoded by the coding sequence ATGCCCCTCTATCCGGAGATCGAACCGTACGACCACGGCATGCTCGACGTCGGGGACGGCAACCGCGTGTACTGGGAGGTCTGCGGGAATCCGCGGGGCAAGCCCGCTGTCGTGCTGCATGGCGGGCCGGGCTCCCGGGCCAACGCCTGGTTCCCCCGGCTCTTCGACCCCGAGGCGTACCGGATCGTGCTGCTGGACCAGCGCGGCTGCGGGCGTTCGACACCGTCGGCGAGCGCGTACGAGACCGACATGAGCGTCAACACGACGGATCACCTGATCGCCGATCTGGAGCTGCTGCGGCGGCACCTCGGGATCGGGCGGTGGCTGGTGTGGGGCGTGTCGTGGGGCTCGGCGCTCGGTCTGCGCTACGCCCAGACGCATCCGGAGTCCGTGACGGAGCTGGTCCTCACGGGGGTCGCCACCGGATCCGACGCCGAGGTCGCCCTGCTGACCAGGGGACTCGGGCAGTTCTTCCCGGAGGCGTTCGAACGATTTCTGGCCGAGCTGCCCGAGGATGAGCGGCACGGGAATCTGCCGGCCGCCTACAACCGGTTGATCGAGTCGCCCGACGAGGCGGTGCGCATCCGGGCCGCGCGCGCCTGGACGGACTGGGAGACGGCCATCGCGGCGCAGCCGCCCCGCTCCGTGCCGCGCTACGAGGACCCCCTCTTCCGCTACGGCTTCGCCCGCACCGTCACCCACTACTGGGGCAACGGCCACTTCCTCGGCGACGGCGGCGACGGCGACGGCGGCGACGGCGACGGTGTGGTCCTGCGTGACGCGCCACTGCTCAAGGGCATCCCGGGCACCCTCGTCCAGGGCAGCCTCGACCCCGGCAACCTCCTCGGTATCGTCTGGCGCCTCCACCACGCCTGGCCCGGCAGCGAGCTGGTCCTCGTCGACGACGTGGGACACGACGCGGGCGCGCCGGACATGGCGGAGGCACTGGTGGCGGCGACGGACCGCTACGCCGGCAACGGCTGA
- a CDS encoding PAC2 family protein encodes MLDPQGLYAWEPKGLAVVDMALAQESAGLVMLYHFDGYIDAGETGDQIVERLLGSLPHQVVARFDHDRLVDYRARRPLLTFKRDRWSDYEVPALEVRLVQDATGAPFLLLSGPEPDVEWERFAAAVQQIVERLGVRLSVNFHGIPMGVPHTRPVGLTPHGNRAGLVPGHRSPFEEAQVPGSAESLVEYRLMEAGHDVLGVAAHVPHYIARSPYPDAALTVLEAVTAATGLVLPSVAHALRTEAHRTQTEIDRQIREGDEELVALVQGLEHQYDAAAGAETRGNMLAEPVEIPSADEIGREFEKFLAEREGEG; translated from the coding sequence GTGCTTGATCCGCAAGGTTTGTACGCATGGGAGCCGAAGGGCCTGGCAGTCGTCGACATGGCGCTCGCCCAGGAGTCGGCTGGACTTGTCATGCTCTACCACTTCGACGGATACATCGACGCGGGTGAGACGGGCGACCAGATCGTCGAACGGCTCCTCGGCTCGCTGCCCCACCAGGTGGTGGCCCGCTTCGACCACGACCGGCTCGTGGACTACCGGGCACGCCGCCCGCTGCTGACGTTCAAGCGCGACCGCTGGAGCGACTACGAGGTTCCCGCCCTGGAGGTGCGGCTCGTCCAGGACGCCACCGGAGCACCGTTCCTGCTGCTGTCCGGTCCCGAGCCGGACGTGGAGTGGGAGCGTTTCGCGGCCGCCGTCCAGCAGATCGTGGAGCGGCTCGGCGTGCGCCTGTCGGTGAACTTCCACGGCATCCCCATGGGCGTCCCGCACACCCGCCCGGTCGGCCTCACCCCGCACGGCAACCGGGCCGGGCTCGTCCCCGGCCACCGCAGCCCCTTCGAGGAAGCCCAGGTGCCCGGCAGCGCCGAGTCCCTCGTGGAGTACCGCCTCATGGAGGCCGGACACGACGTGCTCGGCGTCGCCGCGCACGTGCCGCACTACATCGCCCGCTCGCCCTACCCGGACGCCGCCCTGACCGTCCTGGAGGCCGTCACGGCCGCCACCGGCCTGGTCCTGCCCTCCGTCGCCCACGCCCTGCGCACGGAGGCGCACCGCACGCAGACGGAGATCGACCGGCAGATCCGGGAGGGCGACGAGGAACTGGTCGCCCTCGTGCAGGGCCTGGAGCACCAGTACGACGCCGCCGCGGGCGCCGAGACGCGGGGCAACATGCTCGCCGAGCCCGTCGAGATCCCCTCAGCCGACGAGATCGGTCGGGAGTTCGAGAAGTTCCTGGCAGAGCGGGAGGGCGAGGGCTGA
- a CDS encoding acyltransferase domain-containing protein, whose amino-acid sequence MLLDAVRADERLADWLKGLEESGSVSGAEARLPDADDGLLDALVDLAVPYEDINDLIALRRTLAADEGATWLFGRCVDALVRDMGRVGKGLRLLPLPLEAGPLGRYFHVFVLVAALPYVRAYHRERGIPDDVSRRTLADLGRGLVLHRRRYGVGGLVAPTWFSLHFHGELFQLGRLQYQRARMGGREGVALAAAGLALGPGAPCLDLHIPDYAGPLTPTACDRSLASAHDFFARHFPEERYTAGCCHSWLLDPQLRRYLPADSNIVRFQQRFRVADGTGEPEDDLPVRFVFGDPDLPVETLPRRTRLERAVVDHLRAGGHWYSGHGWFAW is encoded by the coding sequence GTGCTGCTGGACGCGGTGCGGGCGGACGAGAGGCTCGCCGACTGGCTCAAGGGCCTGGAGGAGAGCGGGAGCGTCTCCGGAGCGGAGGCGCGGCTACCGGACGCCGACGACGGACTGCTCGACGCGCTGGTGGACCTCGCCGTGCCGTACGAGGACATCAACGACCTGATCGCGCTGCGCCGCACGCTGGCGGCCGACGAGGGGGCGACCTGGCTGTTCGGGCGGTGCGTCGACGCTCTGGTGCGGGACATGGGCCGGGTCGGCAAGGGGCTGCGCCTCCTGCCGCTGCCCCTGGAAGCGGGCCCGCTCGGCCGCTACTTCCACGTGTTCGTCCTCGTGGCGGCCCTGCCGTACGTGCGCGCGTACCACCGTGAGCGCGGGATCCCCGACGACGTCTCCCGGCGCACCCTGGCCGACCTGGGCCGAGGTCTGGTGCTGCACCGTCGGCGGTACGGCGTGGGCGGGCTCGTCGCGCCGACCTGGTTCTCGCTGCACTTCCACGGGGAGCTGTTCCAGCTCGGTCGGCTGCAGTACCAGCGTGCCCGGATGGGCGGACGGGAGGGCGTCGCGCTGGCGGCGGCGGGTCTCGCCCTGGGGCCCGGGGCCCCCTGCCTCGACCTGCACATACCCGATTACGCGGGGCCCCTGACGCCTACGGCGTGCGACCGGTCGCTGGCCTCGGCCCACGACTTCTTCGCACGGCACTTCCCGGAGGAGCGATACACGGCGGGCTGCTGCCACTCCTGGCTCCTCGACCCGCAGCTGCGGCGCTATCTGCCGGCGGACTCCAACATCGTCCGGTTCCAGCAGCGGTTCCGGGTCGCCGACGGCACCGGTGAACCCGAGGACGACCTGCCGGTCCGCTTCGTGTTCGGAGACCCCGACCTGCCGGTGGAGACACTGCCGCGCCGCACGCGTCTCGAACGGGCCGTGGTCGATCACTTGCGCGCGGGCGGGCACTGGTACAGCGGACACGGCTGGTTCGCCTGGTGA
- the coaE gene encoding dephospho-CoA kinase, whose protein sequence is MLKVGLTGGIGAGKSEVSRLLVECGAVLIDADRIAREVVAPGTPGLAAVVETFGEGVLAPDGGLDRPKLGSVVFADPQKLAALNAIVHPLVGARSRELEAAAAEDSVVVHDVPLLAENGLAPLYDLVVVVDAAPETQLDRLVRLRGMTPEDARARMAAQATREKRLEIADIVVDNDVPLDDLRRRVREVWADLTRRAHAPRAGSEHPQE, encoded by the coding sequence ATGCTGAAAGTGGGTCTGACCGGCGGCATCGGCGCCGGCAAGAGCGAGGTGTCGCGGCTGCTGGTGGAGTGCGGCGCCGTGCTGATCGACGCCGACCGCATCGCGCGTGAGGTCGTCGCTCCGGGCACCCCCGGGCTCGCGGCGGTCGTCGAGACCTTCGGCGAGGGCGTCCTCGCGCCGGACGGCGGCCTGGACCGCCCGAAACTGGGCTCCGTCGTGTTCGCGGACCCGCAGAAGCTCGCCGCGCTGAACGCGATCGTGCACCCGCTGGTGGGCGCCCGCTCCAGAGAGCTGGAGGCCGCCGCGGCCGAGGACTCCGTCGTCGTCCACGACGTCCCCCTGCTCGCCGAGAACGGCCTCGCGCCGCTGTACGACCTGGTGGTCGTCGTGGACGCGGCCCCCGAGACTCAGCTCGACCGCCTGGTGCGTCTGCGCGGCATGACGCCGGAGGACGCCCGCGCGCGCATGGCCGCACAGGCGACCCGCGAGAAGCGGCTGGAGATCGCGGACATCGTCGTCGACAACGACGTACCCCTCGACGACCTGCGGCGACGGGTGCGGGAGGTGTGGGCGGACCTCACCCGTCGGGCCCACGCGCCCCGGGCAGGATCCGAACACCCACAGGAATAG
- the rpsA gene encoding 30S ribosomal protein S1 encodes MTSSTETTATTPQVAVNDIGNEEAFLAAIDETIKYFNDGDIVDGVIVKVDRDEVLLDIGYKTEGVIPSRELSIKHDVDPNEVVAVGDEIEALVLQKEDKEGRLILSKKRAQYERAWGTIEKIKEEDGIVTGTVIEVVKGGLILDIGLRGFLPASLVEMRRVRDLQPYVGKELEAKIIELDKNRNNVVLSRRAWLEQTQSEVRQTFLTTLQKGQVRSGVVSSIVNFGAFVDLGGVDGLVHVSELSWKHIDHPSEVVEVGQEVTVEVLDVDMDRERVSLSLKATQEDPWQQFARTHQIGQVVPGKVTKLVPFGAFVRVDEGIEGLVHISELAERHVEIPEQVVQVNDEIFVKVIDIDLERRRISLSLKQANESFGSDPASVEFDPTLYGMAASYDDQGNYIYPEGFDPETNDWLEGYETQREAWEGQYAEAQQRFEQHQAQVIKSREADAAAAAEGGDAAGAAPAAGGGGSYSSEGADTSGALASDEALAALREKLAGGQS; translated from the coding sequence ATGACGAGCAGCACCGAGACCACCGCAACGACCCCGCAGGTTGCGGTCAACGACATCGGTAACGAGGAAGCCTTCCTCGCCGCGATCGACGAGACGATCAAGTACTTCAACGACGGCGACATCGTCGACGGCGTCATCGTGAAGGTCGACCGGGACGAGGTCCTGCTCGACATCGGTTACAAGACCGAAGGTGTCATCCCGAGCCGCGAGCTCTCGATCAAGCACGACGTCGACCCCAACGAGGTCGTCGCCGTCGGTGACGAGATCGAGGCCCTCGTCCTCCAGAAGGAGGACAAGGAAGGCCGCCTGATCCTCTCGAAGAAGCGCGCCCAGTACGAGCGTGCCTGGGGCACCATCGAGAAGATCAAGGAAGAGGACGGCATCGTCACCGGTACCGTCATCGAGGTCGTCAAGGGTGGTCTCATCCTCGACATCGGCCTCCGTGGCTTCCTGCCGGCCTCCCTCGTCGAGATGCGCCGTGTCCGCGACCTCCAGCCCTACGTGGGCAAGGAGCTCGAGGCGAAGATCATCGAGCTGGACAAGAACCGCAACAACGTGGTCCTGTCCCGCCGTGCCTGGCTGGAGCAGACCCAGTCCGAGGTCCGCCAGACGTTCCTCACGACCCTCCAGAAGGGTCAGGTCCGCTCCGGCGTGGTCTCCTCGATCGTCAACTTCGGTGCCTTCGTGGACCTGGGTGGCGTCGACGGTCTGGTCCACGTCTCCGAGCTGTCCTGGAAGCACATCGACCACCCCTCCGAGGTCGTCGAGGTCGGCCAGGAGGTCACGGTCGAGGTCCTCGACGTCGACATGGACCGCGAGCGCGTCTCCCTGTCGCTGAAGGCGACCCAGGAAGACCCGTGGCAGCAGTTCGCCCGGACCCACCAGATCGGCCAGGTCGTGCCCGGCAAGGTCACGAAGCTGGTTCCGTTCGGTGCGTTCGTCCGCGTGGACGAGGGCATCGAGGGTCTGGTCCACATCTCCGAGCTGGCCGAGCGCCACGTGGAGATCCCGGAGCAGGTCGTCCAGGTCAACGACGAGATCTTCGTCAAGGTCATCGACATCGACCTCGAGCGTCGTCGCATCAGCCTCTCGCTGAAGCAGGCCAACGAGTCCTTCGGTTCGGACCCGGCCTCGGTCGAGTTCGACCCGACGCTGTACGGCATGGCCGCGTCGTACGACGACCAGGGCAACTACATCTACCCCGAGGGCTTCGACCCCGAGACCAACGACTGGCTCGAGGGCTACGAGACCCAGCGCGAGGCTTGGGAGGGCCAGTACGCCGAGGCGCAGCAGCGCTTCGAGCAGCACCAGGCCCAGGTCATCAAGTCCCGCGAGGCCGACGCCGCTGCCGCGGCCGAGGGCGGCGACGCCGCGGGTGCGGCTCCGGCCGCGGGTGGCGGCGGCTCGTACTCCTCCGAGGGTGCGGACACCTCCGGTGCCCTCGCTTCGGACGAGGCCCTGGCTGCCCTGCGCGAGAAGCTGGCCGGCGGCCAGAGCTGA
- a CDS encoding RNA-binding S4 domain-containing protein translates to MASEGTRERAGDPAVTNGGSDGSTAASAEAARPASGESVRIDSWIWSVRLVKTRSMGATACRGGHVRVNGERVKPAYAVRVGDEVRLRQAGGHERIVIVRRLIRKRVGAPVAAECYVDNSPPPPPREAVAPAGIRDRGAGRPTKRDRRDMERLRGLAEAANADRHRRPT, encoded by the coding sequence ATGGCTTCTGAAGGTACGCGGGAGCGGGCGGGCGATCCGGCCGTGACGAACGGGGGCTCCGACGGGTCGACGGCGGCGTCCGCCGAGGCGGCCCGTCCGGCGAGCGGCGAGAGCGTGCGCATCGACAGCTGGATCTGGTCCGTACGCCTGGTCAAGACCCGCTCGATGGGCGCCACCGCCTGCCGTGGCGGACACGTGCGGGTCAACGGCGAACGCGTCAAGCCCGCGTACGCGGTGCGCGTCGGCGACGAGGTACGACTGCGCCAGGCCGGGGGCCACGAGCGGATCGTGATCGTGCGGCGGCTGATCCGCAAGCGGGTCGGTGCGCCCGTCGCCGCCGAGTGCTACGTCGACAACTCCCCGCCGCCCCCGCCCCGCGAGGCCGTCGCCCCCGCCGGGATCCGTGACCGGGGCGCCGGCCGCCCCACCAAGCGCGACCGGCGGGACATGGAGCGCCTGCGGGGCCTCGCGGAGGCGGCGAACGCCGACCGTCATCGCCGTCCCACCTGA